From Streptomyces sp. NBC_00690, a single genomic window includes:
- a CDS encoding vWA domain-containing protein, which translates to MSGIQNYINHVALVLDASSSMSHLSGKVVEVADQQIEYLARRSRELDQETRVTVYVFADNVECVIYDKDVLRMPSLKQLYRAGGMTALLAAALKSQRELAQTAQLYGDHSFLTFVLTDGQENVSHRCPDAPFSNPLELTDAVAKMIATQDDNWTLAVLVPDQMGRREAMNCGFPKENIAIWDATSTQGLEEAGQVIQEATEKFMVGRTKGIRGSRAVFSTGAQTVNQDTIKAAGLTPANPAKYELIPVSRAAAIRDWVTESGHTYGTGRAFYQLSKPEKIQARKQIAVMEKKTDRVYTGPAARALLGLPDVEVRVKPDHNDDFTVFVQSTSVNRKLVPNTQLLLML; encoded by the coding sequence GTCGCCGACCAGCAGATCGAGTACCTTGCCCGCCGGTCGCGGGAGTTGGACCAGGAAACCCGCGTCACGGTGTATGTCTTCGCGGACAACGTGGAGTGCGTCATCTACGACAAGGACGTGCTGCGGATGCCGTCGCTGAAGCAGCTCTACCGGGCCGGGGGGATGACAGCTCTACTCGCGGCTGCACTGAAGTCACAGAGGGAACTGGCGCAGACTGCTCAACTGTACGGTGACCACAGCTTCCTGACGTTCGTGCTGACCGATGGCCAGGAGAACGTGAGCCATCGCTGTCCGGATGCCCCTTTCAGTAATCCGCTTGAACTGACCGACGCCGTTGCCAAGATGATCGCGACGCAGGACGACAACTGGACGCTGGCCGTCCTTGTGCCGGACCAGATGGGCCGGCGCGAGGCCATGAACTGTGGATTCCCCAAGGAGAACATCGCCATCTGGGATGCCACGAGCACCCAGGGCCTCGAAGAGGCTGGACAGGTCATCCAAGAGGCCACCGAAAAATTCATGGTGGGTCGCACCAAGGGCATCCGCGGGTCGCGGGCGGTGTTCTCCACGGGTGCCCAGACCGTCAACCAGGACACGATCAAGGCGGCTGGTCTCACCCCGGCGAATCCGGCGAAGTATGAGCTGATTCCGGTGTCCCGTGCCGCTGCCATCCGGGACTGGGTCACGGAGTCCGGACACACCTACGGCACCGGCCGCGCCTTCTATCAGCTGAGCAAGCCGGAGAAGATTCAGGCACGGAAGCAGATCGCAGTGATGGAGAAGAAGACGGACCGTGTGTACACGGGGCCCGCAGCCCGAGCTCTGCTAGGACTGCCGGACGTGGAAGTTCGCGTCAAGCCGGACCACAACGACGACTTCACCGTTTTCGTCCAGAGCACCAGTGTGAACCGGAAACTCGTCCCCAACACACAACTGCTGCTCATGCTCTGA